ATTGCCGGGGAGTTGATATTCTCCGAGCTCGAGGCTGAGTTGGGTATCCTGGAACAAACCCGGCACGAAGATTGAGTCAATACCTTCTTTCCCCGGCGGCGGTGAAAGACCTCAGAGAAATTCAAGCCTACATTGCACGGGACAGCATTGATGCATCCCGGCGGGTGGTCACTCAACTTCGCACGGCTTGCGAGCGACTCGCATGGAATCCGTTTATGGGACATAGTCGCGAGGATTTGACACATCAACCGGTATTATTCTGGCCCGTAGGAGCGTACTCAGTCATCTATCGCCCAGAGACCACGCCTTTGGAAATCGTTCGGGTCTTGCACGGATCTCGGGACATTCCAAATCTGGTGTAACGCAAGCACCGTCCCTGCCAGCTTTTCCAATAACACTTTCGGATTGACGCCGCTGAAAGCTTTGAAACCCCCGTTCAACACGACCCGCCTCCTTCCAGTCTTTCTAATGCTGACGATTGGTCTCCCGCTGTTCTCGCGGGCGGATTCCTATCAGGATGCGTTGGCAAGCTACCGTTCCGGGCGTAACCTGGAGGCGCTGGTGTCCGTGCAGAGAGCCGTGAGCCAGGATGAAGGTAATGCCGACTACCACCTGCTTCAGGCCAAGGTTCTAGCCGAGCTGCGCCAGCACGGCGATGCTGAAAAGAGCCTGAGGCGGGCCAGCGAACTGCGTCCCCAATGGGTGGAGCCTTTCTACCAGTGGGGAGTGCTCCTGTTCAGGCGCGGGAATTTCGAGGAGGCGGTTACGAGGCTGGCCAAGGGAGTCGAGCTCGCACCCGATTCCGTCAAGACTCGCTTTCTTTTGGGCGTCAGCCATATGCAGATAAACCAGGACCATGCGGCCATGGAGCAGTTCAGGGCCGTGGAAGCGGCGGATCCACGCTACCCGGCGGTTCACCACAGCATCGGACGGGTCTATTTTCGGCAGGGCAGGGACGCCGAGGCCATTGAGCACTTCAGAACCGAGTTGGCGCACAATTCCGATCATCACGCAGCCAGATTTCTCCTGGGCAAGGCGCTGGTAAGGACGGGCCGGGACGACGAGGCGGTGGTGCAACTGCTAAGGCTTCAGGGAAAAGACGTGGGTCAGGGGCAACTGCACTACTATCTGGGTGCGGCCTACCGCCGCCAGGGCAAACCTGCGGAGGCCCTGGAAGCGCTTCAGAGGAGTATCGCGCTCAATCCCAGCTCCTATGAATCGCACTACCTGCTGGCTCGGCTCTACCTGGAAACCGGTCAGCTCGGCCTGGCCCGGAAGCAAATGGCCATGTTCGAGCAATTGCGACAGCGAGAAAAGCGGGGAAGGGCGGTCGACCCCAGGAAGTTCGACAGGGAAGATCAGGAATTCGTGGAAGCCGACAGGGATTCCGATGGCCGGTTGACGCCAGCCGAATTCGAGGACTTCGTCAATACGCGAGTGAAGGGATTTGCAAGGCATGGCGAGTTCTTTCAGGGGCTGGATGGCAACGGCGACGGCCGGCTGGATCGCCGGGAGTTCTCCCGGCGCTTCGAGCTATTGCGACAGCTTCAGAGCCCATAGGGAACCTGTTGGTGTAGGTCTGATGGGGGTGGAGATACGACTATGACGGTCCGAAGAGGGGGATTTCGGTTGAAGCCTGGTCGAGGGTCCGTTCAGCCGCCGCCGGCTGAGGGCCCGAAGCCTGGACTGTCGGTGCGGTTGTCCTGTCGGTCCGGTTCCCGCGGAACCCATGACCGATCGGCCGGTGGCTCGATCGGGTTCGGGGTGGGGATTCTGCTTGTGGCGCACCTGATCCGGGTTACGGCCCTCCCGGAGGCGATTCCCCAATTCGTCGACATTACCCGCTCCAGCAACATCACCTTCCGGCACCTGAACGGTCCGGAGCGGAACAAGCGCTATCTGTTCGAGCTCAAGGGAGGTGGCGCTGGTTTCTTTGATTACGACAAGGATGGATGGCTGGACCTTTTCATGGTTCAGGGATCCACCCTGAAGAGGTTCCGCAAGGGAGACAACCCCCACGGTACCCTCTATCGAAACCAGGGAGACGGCACCTTCAGGGATGTGACCCGGAAGTCGGGACTGACGCGCACGGCATGGGGGATGGGAGTCAGCATCGGAGACTACGACAACGACGGCTTCGCCGATATCTACCTCAACAACCTGGGCTCCAACATCCTTTACAAGAACTTGGGTAACGGGACCTTCGAGGATGTCACGGAACGGGCCGGCGTTGCAGGCTCCGGGTGGACCTCCTCCTCGGCCTTCGGCGACTACGACGCGGACGGGGACCTGGATCTGTTTGTCTGCAACTACATCCACTTCGATTTCGACAACCTGCGGCCACCCGATCCCAAGCTGGTCTGTCACTATCGCGGCACCACCATCCCCTGCGGTCCCCTGGGTCTCCAGGCCGGGTCCAACCGACTCTACCGCAACAACGGCAACGGCACCTTTGCCGACGTCACCGCGGAATCCGGATTGGACGAGAACAACCACTTCTATTCTTTGGGCGTGGTGTGGGCCGATCTGGACGACGATGGGGACCAGGACCTCTACCTGGCCAACGACAGCACTCCCAACCAGTTATACGTTAACCAGGGGAACGGCACATTCAAGGAAATGGGACTGCTGAGCGGTCTGGCAACCAGTGCGGCCGGAGACTTCCAGGGCGGCATGGGAGTGGATGCGGCCGACTATGACAACGACGGACGGCTGGACGTCTTCGTAACCAACTTCGCCCACGACTACAGCACGCTCTACCGCAACCGGGGCGGCCTCATGTTCGAAGACCTGACCCAGCAAGCCGGGTTGATTCAGCCGGAGTGGCTGCTGGTCGGTTGGGGCACCGGGTTTTACGACCTCGACCACGACGGCTGGAAGGACATCTTCCATTCCAACGGGCACGTTTATCCCTTTATCCTGGACGCTGAATGGTCGGAGACCTATTTCCAGCCCTCCTCCATCTATATCAACCAGCGGGACGGGACCTTCAGGGACGTGAGAGAGATGGCCGGAGGCGATCTCCAGAAGGAACTCTTGGGACGGGGGATGGCTTTCGCCGACTTCGACAATGACGGCGACATGGACTTCCTCATCGGCAACCTCAACGGGGTCCCCCGGCTCTACAGGCACCAGGGGGCAGGCCCCAACCATTGGGTGATGTTCCGCGCCAGAGGTGTGCGGAGCAACCGGGACGGTATCGGGACCCGCATCACCGTAGTCACCGGCCGGCTCCGGCAGGTCTGGGAGGTTAAACGAACTGTTGGTATCTACTCTGCCAGCGATCCCAGAGCCCATTTTGGGTTGGGGAACGCCGGCCGCATCGATCGGGTGGAGGTCAAATGGCCCAGCGGGGTGGTGCAGGAATTCAAGGACGTGGCCGCTGACCGGCACTACCTGATCGACGAAGCCAAGGGCCTGAAGAGGGAGTTCTTGGCTGAAACCCATTGAGGGGTTGTCCGGGTGGGCTGGGGCCCGGCAAGCCGGCGTTCGCCCTCGAGGAGCAAGAGTGAAGGGAGGTGTCGCCCACCCGGGAGCGCGGGCGTCCCGCCCGCATGCTATTCCGTTGCGTGCCGCTCAATTTCCCTGCGATGGGGCAGCCGGCCACCCTGTCGGCGGCAACGGCATGGACTCGGCCGAAGCAAAGTCCTGGCGCCGTTGCCGGTCGACCTGGGTGGAGGAGATGGTTCAGGCTTTGCCAGAGTTGTGAGGGCGTCCCGCCCGCGCTCCGGGGTGGGCTTCATTCCGTGAGGTCACCGTACCGAATTGGTTATTTTCATGGGCGGCTTGGACTGGGCGTTATCGGAGCCGTGCAGGTATGCGTTTCTGCGTCTTCCGGCTATCGTTATCCGGTCCCGCAGGTCGCGTCCTCGAATCCAACGGATGTTGGTGTAGTGGAATCCATAGGGCGAGCGAGGGGAGGAGTCGAAGGGAACATAGGTGAACCATTGTGACTTGGAACTGAGAACCCAACCCCCTCGGTTCTGATAGCCGAAGCCGGGGTAGGCGGAATCCCGACTCGCCAGGGAGAGACCGGCGTTCACCTGAACAAGTTCCCGTGCCCGCAGCTGGCTCCAGCGGTTGATAGGGTCCTTTCGGTGGTCCTTGTCGAGGCCCGACGACCTCGGCTTGAACGAAGAAGAAGATGAATCCCCGAGGAGCCAGCGCCTGCCGGATTTAAGTTGGGTCTTCCTCCCCTGCGCTCCTGTCCACAGCACTCTTCCCTTGTAAACGGAAACAGCCGACTCCTCACCCGGAAGGACGTCGAGCCGGTACAAGCCGCTGGTCCCAATTTGAAGCTCGGCCGATGGAGTGGACATGGTCAGCGAGTGAATCCTGGGGTTCAAGCTTGCCGATTCGATGATGACTGTGCCGTGGACAACCCGGAAGCGCATGCCCCTGTAGGTTGTGCCTATTACCTCGATCTCGGTGTTTTCGGCGAGTCTCAAGTAGGTTCCCGGACTCAACAGCAACTCCGCCCGGCTGTTGCCGGTGGTCCGCAAACCGACTCCGGACTTGATCTGATAGCCGGCATTGGCACGTACCGGCCGGGTCAACTCTGGAACGGAGACCAGCGGACGCCGTCCCCAGTAGCAGTTCAGCAGAAAGGCAGAGCGCTCCATTCCCCAGGAATCCAGGGTTGCCCACTCATATTTGTCCATGCGGCTGAAGGAGGGAGTCTCCGACAAGGGATCCAGTGAATAGTGCCTGCGCTGGCTCAACTCGGATTGCCGGCCCCTGGGCCCCAGCCAGGTCAAGCGCCCTGAGAATACCGTGACGCCGACCGGCCGTTTTCGGTGGACCCGGATCCGGTAGAAGCCGGGACGAACCACCTGCAGGTTTCCCACTGATGTGGAAACAGAAAAGACATGGTGTTTCCCACCGGATCCCTCGGAATCGACCACTGCCTCTCCCTGCATCAACCGGACATCCATGGCGGGGTAGTCGTCGCTCAGGACTTCCACTTGCGCCTTCCCGCCGAGGCGCAGATAACTGTTGGCGGACAGGACGATTTCTATGCGGTCGCCCGTCCGTGTGCGCACCCGCTCTCCCGACTTGAGCCAGCCTCCCGCCTGCAAGGGCTCGGATTGCGGACGCCCGGCGCCCAGGACAACAGGATTTCCACTGATGTGTCTGACATGACCCGGCCGGGCATTGGTCACCGCGGACGAAGGATCGGGAGACCGCGGATATGCCGGGAGGGCGCCGTGAAACAGCAGTCCAAGGACAAAAATTGCGATGATGACTCTCACGGAATGATCCGCCGTTGACAGGGGGTTTTCATGACGCAAGCAAGCTCCACAAAGCATATATTTTTCGCCTGGAGGTTGCGCTTAAAAAATGCTAGCATGCGGCTAATAACTACGCTTTTTCGGCGAGTCTATTCATGAAGGTCATCCGTTCAAATTGGCTGTATTTTCTGGTCGTTCCCCTGACGGCCCTGGTCGTAGCCGGCGCGCTTTGGGCGGAATTAAAGCAACCGGGCCGGACTGTGCACTGGGTCATCAAGCCGGTACCCGCTCTCTCCAACATCTCCCCCAATTCCTCCCCGTCACGCGACTCCACCCTCACCATAACCGTAAGCGGCGACGGGTTCGTGGACGGTGCCTCGCTGGTGCAGTGGGACGGGGAAGATCTGCCCACCACCTTTGAGAGCACCAGCGAACTCACGGCTCGCATCTCCCCACAACGGCTATCCACCCCGGGGGACGTCGCCATTACCGTTTTCAATCCGGAGCCCGGCGGCGGGAACTCCACCTCGATGACCTTCACCGTCATGGAATCGGAACCTTCTCTGGATCTGTTCGTTCCGGTGGTGGTGTCCTGGTCGGGAGCCAACGGCTCAACCTATACCTCGGAGATGACCCTGACCAACAAGACGGACGCCGCGGTCACCCTGAGTTTCCGATATACCGCTACGCCCAGCAATGTAACCGGGTTGGTCTCCGATGTTCAATTGCCACCGGGCCAGCAAATTGAATCCGATGCCATCGACTATTTGAAAGGCCTGGGGCTGCCGATTGCATCCTCGGGCAATCGAGTGGGAACGGTGATGGTGCGCGCCCTGGGAACTTCGTCGCCCGCGGATGTGGCCGTGACGGTCAGAATCAGCTCGCCGGTGCCCGAGGGACGAGTCGGGCTTTCCTATATGGCCGTGCCGGTGGCCACCGATGCTCTCACCGGGCCGTCCTATCTCTGCGGCCTGCGGCAGAATGAGACCGACCGCACCAACGTGGCCGTCCAGCACGCGGGAGCTTCCGGAAACATCACGCTGCGTGTGAGTGTCTTTTCGGGGGATGCCAACCTTTCCGATCCGCAACTGGTCTCGGAGGTGGCGCTGCCGCCGGGCGGGTTCAAGCAGTTCAACAGTATTTTGCATTCGGAAGGTCTGACGCTGGACCAGGGCTATGTGAAAATCGAAAGAATCTCCGGGGAAGCGCCTTACTACGCCTATGCGGTGATCAACGATCAGGTAAATTCCGATAGTTCCTTTGTGTCTCCCGTTCGGGAAGACTGGATGACCGGGCGTTCCGGATTGACTCTTCCGGTTGTCGTCGAGACCGCGGAGTTCCACAGCGAGGTGATCGTCTCCAATTGGTCCACAGAGGACAAGACGCTGACTCTTGATTTCGTCGACAGTGACATCGACGGGGGGAAACTCTCTTTTTCGATGGACATCGAGGCGGGCTCGCAGCAGATCCTGGGAGACTTCATCGATCAGATCAGGCAATCCGGATTTGAAGCTCAATTGCCGAGTGATGGTTCCTACGCCGGCCCCTTGATGCTCACGGTCGACGGAGACGGGGACACGGAGGGTGACGGAGACGGACTGTTTCTGGGAGCCCGAACCATGACGCCAGGAGGAGGCGGACAGTACGGTTTTTTCTACCTGGCGGTGCCTGCCGGGACCGAGTTCAGCACCGGGGCCTGGTTGTATGGGTTGCAGCAGGATAGCGAGGACCGCACCAATTTGGGCCTGCTGACGACTTCGAGCGTGGACAGCGATGCCAATACCTATGAAATCGGTCTCTATGATGGAGCCACCGGGCTCATGGTGCAAACACTCACCCAGGAAGTTTCCGCCAATCAATGGGCCCAGATCGAAATGATCTTGGAGAAGGCCGGAATATCCCAGGGTTACGCCCACGTCAAGCGAACGGCTGGAGCCAACGACTTTATTACCTACGCGGTGATCAACGACGGTGGACAGCCGAATGAACGCAGTGACGATGGGGCTTTTGTTCTAGGAGTTGCGGACATTGCCCAGTAGAACCGTTGCTCATTCATCCCTTGGATTCCCCCCACTTCCCCACCACGCCAATCCCCTTCTCAAGCGCTCCGGTTGCGGAGCATCGAGACGAGCTTGATGGGAGCAGGCCGAAAAGCCTCCCCTGTCTCTTCTTGTCCCGAAACCACCCGGTGAATATCGGCCGTATCGTCCATCGAACCCGGCGCCTACTGCTTCTCTGGTTGCTCTGCGGTCTGCCCATGCAGGCGCAGAGTCCGGTCGGCAACCCTCACCAGCCCTCGCTACGGCCTCAACCCTACCAGCGCGCCGAAGCCTGTCTCCCCTGTCACCGGCGCCAGTACGACGAGTTGCGCAGCTCGGTCAAGTCCGGCTACCGAAGCGTCAGCTCGGTGTTCAACGCCTTGGAGTTGTCCGGAAACTTCCTGAGCGGAGGCCGACTGAGGCCGGTCTACGGAGACAGCAACAAGATCACCGCCATCGACGTCACCGGAGTGGCCGGTCAGGGAAAGCCGCTGAACACCAACATGAACAGCGCCGACACCTTTACTCACATCAACCAGGTTCAGGCCGCCTTCTGCATCGGATGCCATGCCCCTCATATCGTATTGATGGGGGAGGATCCGGAGCAAAGGGAAATACCCGAGCTGGAAGGAGTGGGCGGAAAATTTCGTCCCGATCT
The DNA window shown above is from Acidobacteriota bacterium and carries:
- a CDS encoding IPT/TIG domain-containing protein, with protein sequence MKVIRSNWLYFLVVPLTALVVAGALWAELKQPGRTVHWVIKPVPALSNISPNSSPSRDSTLTITVSGDGFVDGASLVQWDGEDLPTTFESTSELTARISPQRLSTPGDVAITVFNPEPGGGNSTSMTFTVMESEPSLDLFVPVVVSWSGANGSTYTSEMTLTNKTDAAVTLSFRYTATPSNVTGLVSDVQLPPGQQIESDAIDYLKGLGLPIASSGNRVGTVMVRALGTSSPADVAVTVRISSPVPEGRVGLSYMAVPVATDALTGPSYLCGLRQNETDRTNVAVQHAGASGNITLRVSVFSGDANLSDPQLVSEVALPPGGFKQFNSILHSEGLTLDQGYVKIERISGEAPYYAYAVINDQVNSDSSFVSPVREDWMTGRSGLTLPVVVETAEFHSEVIVSNWSTEDKTLTLDFVDSDIDGGKLSFSMDIEAGSQQILGDFIDQIRQSGFEAQLPSDGSYAGPLMLTVDGDGDTEGDGDGLFLGARTMTPGGGGQYGFFYLAVPAGTEFSTGAWLYGLQQDSEDRTNLGLLTTSSVDSDANTYEIGLYDGATGLMVQTLTQEVSANQWAQIEMILEKAGISQGYAHVKRTAGANDFITYAVINDGGQPNERSDDGAFVLGVADIAQ
- a CDS encoding FecR family protein, with protein sequence MRVIIAIFVLGLLFHGALPAYPRSPDPSSAVTNARPGHVRHISGNPVVLGAGRPQSEPLQAGGWLKSGERVRTRTGDRIEIVLSANSYLRLGGKAQVEVLSDDYPAMDVRLMQGEAVVDSEGSGGKHHVFSVSTSVGNLQVVRPGFYRIRVHRKRPVGVTVFSGRLTWLGPRGRQSELSQRRHYSLDPLSETPSFSRMDKYEWATLDSWGMERSAFLLNCYWGRRPLVSVPELTRPVRANAGYQIKSGVGLRTTGNSRAELLLSPGTYLRLAENTEIEVIGTTYRGMRFRVVHGTVIIESASLNPRIHSLTMSTPSAELQIGTSGLYRLDVLPGEESAVSVYKGRVLWTGAQGRKTQLKSGRRWLLGDSSSSSFKPRSSGLDKDHRKDPINRWSQLRARELVQVNAGLSLASRDSAYPGFGYQNRGGWVLSSKSQWFTYVPFDSSPRSPYGFHYTNIRWIRGRDLRDRITIAGRRRNAYLHGSDNAQSKPPMKITNSVR
- a CDS encoding tetratricopeptide repeat protein — translated: MLTIGLPLFSRADSYQDALASYRSGRNLEALVSVQRAVSQDEGNADYHLLQAKVLAELRQHGDAEKSLRRASELRPQWVEPFYQWGVLLFRRGNFEEAVTRLAKGVELAPDSVKTRFLLGVSHMQINQDHAAMEQFRAVEAADPRYPAVHHSIGRVYFRQGRDAEAIEHFRTELAHNSDHHAARFLLGKALVRTGRDDEAVVQLLRLQGKDVGQGQLHYYLGAAYRRQGKPAEALEALQRSIALNPSSYESHYLLARLYLETGQLGLARKQMAMFEQLRQREKRGRAVDPRKFDREDQEFVEADRDSDGRLTPAEFEDFVNTRVKGFARHGEFFQGLDGNGDGRLDRREFSRRFELLRQLQSP
- a CDS encoding CRTAC1 family protein, which encodes MAHLIRVTALPEAIPQFVDITRSSNITFRHLNGPERNKRYLFELKGGGAGFFDYDKDGWLDLFMVQGSTLKRFRKGDNPHGTLYRNQGDGTFRDVTRKSGLTRTAWGMGVSIGDYDNDGFADIYLNNLGSNILYKNLGNGTFEDVTERAGVAGSGWTSSSAFGDYDADGDLDLFVCNYIHFDFDNLRPPDPKLVCHYRGTTIPCGPLGLQAGSNRLYRNNGNGTFADVTAESGLDENNHFYSLGVVWADLDDDGDQDLYLANDSTPNQLYVNQGNGTFKEMGLLSGLATSAAGDFQGGMGVDAADYDNDGRLDVFVTNFAHDYSTLYRNRGGLMFEDLTQQAGLIQPEWLLVGWGTGFYDLDHDGWKDIFHSNGHVYPFILDAEWSETYFQPSSIYINQRDGTFRDVREMAGGDLQKELLGRGMAFADFDNDGDMDFLIGNLNGVPRLYRHQGAGPNHWVMFRARGVRSNRDGIGTRITVVTGRLRQVWEVKRTVGIYSASDPRAHFGLGNAGRIDRVEVKWPSGVVQEFKDVAADRHYLIDEAKGLKREFLAETH